A genomic region of Streptomyces sp. NBC_00247 contains the following coding sequences:
- a CDS encoding Tat pathway signal protein yields the protein MTRTRNEQLACLLGEAGWSRAQAASAFNRAATESRRSGDPCGPLIGRSHVSMWVGGTRPSGSAPAVLALALSRRLKRVVTVSELGFGDPGGPAPIGPPADALAVLADLGRADLHPDRRNLLAGIVYSTAILAVPTGERPGAAPGPVPQAAERLSNHLRVVQGDVATVRELTLAFSAVDQRRGGGHGRTALVQYLRTDVRDLLHGRYTHERVRRDMESAAAELSYLSGWMAFDSGENPLAQRYFVLALQLADQAGDHPLGGHILRAMAHQALDMGHFDNALALAEASVADRRYTEATPRERALLGVVHARALAAAGRTRSAVKALLRSENDLAAAEDGVVEPHRTFFFGEASLAHETARTLEVLGDRRGAIREFGRSVRTRGPAFRRTHAVTLGHLGAAQMADGQVEEACLTWSGLLDAMEEEGIQSGRAEQAVAQVRRLLSPLRHRGIPSVTAVSERANRHLSKLH from the coding sequence ATGACACGTACACGGAACGAGCAGCTGGCCTGCCTCCTGGGCGAAGCCGGCTGGTCGCGCGCCCAGGCGGCGAGCGCCTTCAACCGGGCGGCGACGGAGAGCCGTCGCTCCGGCGATCCGTGCGGTCCGCTGATCGGGCGCTCGCACGTGAGCATGTGGGTGGGCGGCACCAGGCCCTCCGGCTCGGCGCCGGCCGTCCTCGCGCTGGCGCTGTCCCGGCGGCTGAAGCGTGTCGTCACCGTCTCCGAGCTGGGGTTCGGCGACCCGGGCGGCCCGGCGCCGATCGGGCCGCCCGCCGACGCCCTGGCCGTACTGGCGGATCTGGGGCGGGCGGACCTTCACCCGGACCGCCGGAACCTGCTGGCCGGGATCGTGTACTCCACGGCGATCCTGGCGGTCCCCACCGGGGAGCGGCCGGGGGCGGCACCCGGGCCCGTCCCGCAGGCGGCCGAGCGGCTGTCCAACCACCTGCGGGTGGTCCAGGGCGACGTCGCGACCGTCCGTGAACTCACCCTCGCCTTCTCGGCGGTGGACCAGCGGCGCGGTGGCGGACACGGCCGTACCGCGCTGGTGCAGTACCTCCGCACGGACGTACGCGATCTGCTGCACGGGCGGTACACGCACGAGCGGGTGCGCCGGGACATGGAGTCCGCCGCCGCCGAACTCTCCTACCTGTCCGGGTGGATGGCCTTCGACAGCGGCGAGAACCCGCTAGCCCAGCGCTACTTCGTGCTCGCCCTCCAACTGGCGGACCAGGCGGGGGATCACCCGCTCGGCGGGCACATCCTGCGCGCGATGGCCCACCAGGCCCTGGACATGGGCCACTTCGACAACGCGCTCGCCCTCGCCGAAGCATCCGTAGCGGACCGCCGCTACACGGAGGCGACCCCGCGCGAGCGCGCCCTGCTCGGAGTGGTGCACGCCCGCGCGCTGGCGGCGGCGGGCCGGACCCGGAGCGCGGTGAAGGCGTTGCTGCGCTCGGAGAACGATCTCGCCGCCGCCGAGGACGGGGTGGTCGAGCCGCACCGGACCTTCTTCTTCGGTGAGGCGTCCCTCGCCCACGAGACCGCGCGCACCCTGGAGGTGCTCGGTGACCGCAGGGGCGCGATCCGCGAGTTCGGCCGCTCGGTACGGACCCGGGGCCCGGCCTTCCGCCGTACCCACGCGGTGACCCTGGGGCACCTCGGGGCGGCCCAGATGGCGGACGGACAGGTCGAGGAGGCCTGCCTCACGTGGAGCGGGCTGCTGGACGCGATGGAGGAAGAGGGCATCCAGTCGGGCCGGGCGGAGCAGGCGGTCGCCCAGGTGAGGCGGCTGCTGTCGCCGCTGCGTCATCGCGGGATTCCGTCGGTGACGGCGGTGTCCGAACGCGCCAACAGACATCTGTCGAAGCTACATTGA
- a CDS encoding SAM-dependent methyltransferase → MADALGIEPIGAVVGGRKEVADDHWGGVEAVIRLRPDFPPEVVRGLEEFSHLVVVWHFDRADPGDVALHARSPRNNPAWPPTGTFAHRNHRRPNQLATSFPRLLGVDGLDLRVSDLDAVDGTPVYDLAPYFTAMGPRGPVHEPAWPGEMLAEYWAGDSGDSGDGA, encoded by the coding sequence ATGGCGGACGCACTGGGCATCGAGCCGATCGGGGCCGTGGTCGGAGGACGCAAGGAGGTCGCCGACGACCACTGGGGCGGCGTCGAGGCGGTGATCCGGCTGCGGCCGGACTTCCCGCCGGAGGTCGTGCGCGGGTTGGAGGAGTTCTCCCACCTCGTGGTCGTCTGGCACTTCGACCGGGCCGACCCCGGCGACGTGGCGCTGCACGCGCGGAGCCCCCGGAACAACCCCGCCTGGCCGCCCACCGGCACCTTCGCCCACCGCAACCACCGCCGCCCGAACCAACTCGCCACCAGCTTCCCCCGGTTGCTCGGGGTGGACGGCCTCGATCTGCGGGTGTCCGACCTGGACGCGGTGGACGGCACGCCGGTCTACGACCTGGCCCCCTACTTCACCGCCATGGGCCCCCGGGGCCCGGTCCACGAGCCGGCCTGGCCGGGCGAGATGCTCGCGGAGTACTGGGCCGGGGATTCCGGGGATTCCGGGGACGGGGCCTGA
- a CDS encoding winged helix-turn-helix transcriptional regulator — MGKAYNVMAATCPSRTVLHRIGARWTVFVVNALDTRTMRFTELKAHIRGITPKALTETLRAMESDGLISRTEIPAHPPHVEYSLTDLGRSLLIPLRAVREWAERHVPDIERARAQADSHQ, encoded by the coding sequence ATGGGCAAGGCCTACAACGTCATGGCCGCGACCTGCCCCAGTCGCACGGTCCTGCACCGGATCGGGGCGCGCTGGACGGTGTTCGTCGTCAACGCGCTCGACACCAGGACGATGCGGTTCACCGAACTCAAGGCGCACATCAGGGGGATCACGCCCAAGGCGCTCACGGAGACGCTTCGCGCGATGGAGAGCGACGGCCTGATCTCCCGTACCGAGATCCCCGCACATCCCCCGCACGTCGAGTACTCCCTCACCGACCTCGGCCGGTCCCTGCTCATCCCCCTGCGGGCCGTCCGGGAATGGGCCGAGCGCCACGTCCCCGACATCGAACGCGCCCGAGCGCAGGCCGATTCGCACCAGTGA
- a CDS encoding MFS transporter, whose amino-acid sequence MTPTDSTVRPSMARHGRFVTAIAIDAIGTGVFIPVTMLYFLAATSLTLVQVGAAMTAAGLLALPAGPLVAGLIDRYGTTPLLRAANLAQALGFAGYLVVGHTWQIIVCAWVNSAGRAVFSGCYGVAVTALAAPGRRERWFGLLGSVRNLGYALGGLLSAVAVGVGTHGAYATVVVVNALSFLAAFVLMRTVPNTRPETGQGTAGGWRRVLRDRRYLPVVGQQLCFAISLFALNIAIPVYAVDVLGLPGWTAGAVFTLNTLMVGFGQAAVLGRVGGRVRSRVLVAGHACFAAGYLLFLAADRVASVGLAVAVVLLGAGSYSLGELLGGPVTSTVAAESAPDALRGRYLALNQLAVTVAGTVAPVALSGLLSGGAAAIWPTLVGVSALGAALAAVMGRTVPAAASRIGSA is encoded by the coding sequence GTGACTCCCACCGATTCCACGGTCCGCCCCTCCATGGCTCGACACGGCCGTTTCGTCACGGCGATCGCCATCGACGCGATCGGCACCGGCGTGTTCATCCCCGTGACGATGCTGTACTTCCTGGCCGCGACCTCGCTGACGCTGGTGCAGGTGGGCGCGGCCATGACGGCGGCCGGACTGCTGGCGCTCCCGGCAGGCCCGTTGGTCGCGGGGCTGATCGACCGGTACGGCACCACGCCGCTGCTGCGGGCGGCGAACCTGGCCCAGGCGCTCGGTTTCGCCGGGTACCTCGTCGTGGGGCACACCTGGCAGATCATCGTCTGCGCATGGGTGAACAGCGCCGGGCGGGCGGTGTTCTCCGGGTGCTACGGCGTGGCCGTCACGGCACTGGCCGCGCCCGGTCGACGCGAGCGCTGGTTCGGCCTGCTCGGGTCCGTACGCAACCTCGGGTACGCACTCGGCGGGCTTCTTTCCGCCGTCGCCGTCGGTGTCGGCACGCACGGCGCGTACGCGACGGTCGTGGTCGTCAACGCCCTGTCGTTCCTGGCCGCGTTCGTCTTGATGCGGACCGTGCCGAACACCCGCCCGGAAACGGGCCAGGGCACCGCCGGGGGCTGGCGGCGCGTGCTCCGGGACCGGCGTTACCTTCCCGTCGTCGGTCAGCAACTCTGCTTCGCCATCTCGCTGTTCGCCCTCAACATCGCGATACCCGTCTACGCCGTGGACGTACTGGGACTGCCCGGCTGGACGGCCGGGGCGGTCTTCACGCTCAACACCCTGATGGTCGGCTTCGGCCAGGCCGCCGTGCTCGGCCGGGTCGGCGGACGGGTCCGCAGTCGCGTCCTCGTGGCGGGGCACGCCTGCTTCGCCGCCGGGTACCTCCTGTTCCTCGCCGCCGACCGGGTGGCCTCGGTCGGCCTCGCGGTCGCCGTCGTGCTGCTCGGCGCGGGCAGCTACAGCCTCGGGGAGCTCCTCGGCGGCCCCGTCACCTCGACGGTCGCCGCGGAGAGCGCCCCGGACGCTCTCCGCGGCCGTTACCTGGCCCTCAACCAACTCGCCGTGACCGTCGCGGGCACGGTCGCCCCGGTCGCCCTCTCCGGGTTGCTGTCCGGCGGGGCGGCGGCGATCTGGCCGACCCTGGTGGGCGTCAGCGCCCTCGGAGCGGCGCTCGCCGCCGTGATGGGCAGGACGGTCCCGGCGGCAGCGAGCCGCATCGGGTCAGCCTGA
- a CDS encoding MerR family transcriptional regulator yields the protein MKISEASRASGASARSLRHYEDEGLIVPGRFSNGFRDYCQSTIDRVLVIRSLLESGLPVRLIRDVLPSLTDGSDAGTDMVCAEFLHEVQSHRDRLAARIAVLSDQQAALDAYLREARRTKSLTAA from the coding sequence ATGAAGATCAGCGAGGCTTCCAGAGCCAGCGGCGCGAGTGCGCGATCGTTACGGCACTACGAGGACGAGGGCTTGATCGTCCCTGGCCGTTTCAGCAACGGGTTCCGTGACTACTGCCAGTCCACCATCGACAGGGTGCTCGTCATCCGCTCGCTGCTGGAGTCCGGGCTGCCGGTGCGGCTGATCAGGGACGTCCTGCCCAGCCTCACCGACGGATCCGATGCCGGCACCGACATGGTGTGCGCGGAATTCCTCCACGAGGTACAGAGCCATCGCGATCGGCTCGCCGCCCGCATCGCCGTTCTCAGCGATCAGCAGGCGGCGCTCGACGCATACCTGCGCGAGGCCCGCCGTACTAAATCTCTGACAGCCGCTTGA